A DNA window from Ranitomeya imitator isolate aRanImi1 chromosome 2, aRanImi1.pri, whole genome shotgun sequence contains the following coding sequences:
- the LOC138667244 gene encoding diacylglycerol O-acyltransferase 2-like → MKTIIAAYSKDLQGSSLTLRSALHSLSAATTPPQEQRRSCLQLFSIIQWIFSFLLLGFLSLMALTFLFFTHLWPISAMYFTWALFDWETPETGGRRSEWVRNWSVWNYFRDYFPIQLVKTHNLPPGRNYIIGSHPHGILCIGAFCNFVTESTGFSKKFPGIRPHLATLAGNFRLPILREYLMSGGLCPVNQKSIGYALSQKGRGNAVVIVVGGAAESLSCQPGVTTVILSRRRGFVRLALEHGADLVPSFSFGETDLYQQLRFSEGSFLRSAQSKFQKLFGFAPCFFYGRGLTSPESKGFIPYSKPITTVVGEPVTVPQIQDPTPEIVDRYHNMYKHSLLKLFNEHKTKYGLGENAELHIL, encoded by the exons GGAGCAGTCTCACGCTGCGCTCGGCCCTGCACTCTCTATCCGCTGCCACTACACCACCCCAAGAGCAGCGCCGATCATGTCTACAACTCTTCTCTATCATTCAGTGGATATTTTCCTTTTTACTGTTGG GATTCTTGTCTCTTATGGCGCTTACTTTTCTGTTCTTCACGCATCTTTGGCCAATATCTGCTATGTACTTCACCTGGGCATTATTCGATTGGGAAACACCAGAAACAG GGGGTCGACGTAGCGAATGGGTGCGGAATTGGTCTGTCTGGAACTATTTTCGGGACTATTTTCCTATTCAG CTTGTGAAGACACACAATCTTCCTCCAGGACGTAATTACATTATTGGCTCACATCCTCATGGGATTCTGTGCATTGGAGCGTTTTGTAATTTCGTCACAGAATCTACCGGATTCTCTAAGAAATTCCCTGGTATTCGACCTCATTTGGCTACACTTGCAGGAAACTTCCGACTGCCCATATTACGGGAATACCTGATGAGTGGAG GCTTGTGCCCAGTGAATCAAAAATCAATCGGATACGCTCTATCACAGAAGGGGCGAGGCAATGCAGTGGTGATAGTAGTAGGTGGAGCAGCCGAGTCATTGTCCTGTCAACCTGGAGTCACCACGGTGATTCTAAGCAGACGAAGAGGATTTGTGCGACTTGCACTTGAGCATGG GGCAGACCTGGTTCCATCTTTCTCGTTTGGGGAGACTGACCTCTACCAACAACTCCGCTTCTCAGAGGGAAGTTTTCTTCGTTCAGCTCAAAGCAAGTTTCAGAAACTTTTTGGGTTTGCTCCATGTTTTTTCTATGGTCGTGGCTTAACATCTCCTGAATCAAAAGGCTTCATCCCTTACTCCAAGCCAATAACAACTGTGG TTGGAGAGCCAGTCACTGTGCCGCAGATACAGGACCCAACCCCAGAGATCGTGGATCGATATCATAACATGTACAAGCATTCTTTGCTAAAACTTTTCAATGAGCACAAAACCAAATACGGGTTGGGAGAGAATGCCGAGCTACATATCTTGTGA